A genomic region of Saccopteryx bilineata isolate mSacBil1 chromosome 1, mSacBil1_pri_phased_curated, whole genome shotgun sequence contains the following coding sequences:
- the LOC136318578 gene encoding serum amyloid A-2 protein-like produces MKLFTGLVFCSLVLGVSSQGWFSFPGQVYEGAKDMWRAFSDMREANYKNSDKYFHARGNYDAAQRGPGGVWAAEVISNIRENIYGRAADLFRHGDSGHGVADSMADQEANRWGRSGGDPNRYRPPGLPSKY; encoded by the exons ATGAAGCTCTTCACAGGCCTCGTGTTCTGCTCCTTGGTCCTGGGAGTCagcagccagggctggttttcaTTCCCGGGACAGGTTTATGAAG GGGCTAAAGACATGTGGAGAGCCTTCTCTGACATGAGAGAAGCCAATTACAAAAATTCAGACAAATACTTCCACGCCCGGGGGAACTATGATGCTGCACAGAGGGGACCCGGGGGCGTCTGGGCTGCGGAAGTGATCAG CAATATCAGAGAGAATATTTATGGGCGAGCCGCAGACCTTTTTAGACATGGAGACAGTGGTCACGGAGTGGCTGACTCAATGGCTGACCAGGAAGCCAACAGATGGGGCCGGAGTGGCGGGGACCCCAATCGCTACCGACCTCCTGGCCTGCCCAGCAAGTACTGA